AAAAATAGTTGTTGTAGCGGGTTTTCAAGGTATAAACGAAAATGGTGATATAACTACTTTAGGAAGAGGCGGATCAGATACTACAGCGGTTGCTTTAGCTGCTAAACTTAATTGTACTTGCGAAATATATACTGATGTAGAGGGAATTTATGCTGTTGACCCTAGATCTTATTCGAATGCTAAAAAATTAGACTATATAAGTTATGAGGAGATGATGGAATTGTCAAGCTTAGGAGCTGGAGTAATGGAGACAAGAGCAGTTGAAATTGGATTTAAGTATAATATACCTATTTATGTAGCACTGAATAAAGGAAATAAAAGAGGAACTTATATAAAGGAGTATGATGAAAATATGGAGCAAAAAGTAATAACAGGTCTTACGACTACTGATGATGTTTTGATGATTACTATTAATAATGTTTTATATAATTGTAAAAATATAGCAACTATATTTGACAAATTATCACAAAGTAATGTTAATGTAGATATGATAAGTCAAACAGCACCTAATGATGGATATGTAAATGTTTCTTTTACAACATCTAAAGATGATATATATATTATTCATGATGTAATAAATGAATTGAAAAAAGAAATGAAAGATATAGAAATATCTGAGGAGGCTAGTATAACTAAGATATCTGTTGTTGGAATAGGCATGATGAATCAATCAGGAGTTGCAGCTAAGATGTTTAAAATATTTGCAGATAATGATATTGAATTTAAGCAAGTTACAACTTCTGAGATAAGCATATCTTATACTATAAATTCAAGTGACAAGGGAAAAGCAATAACTGTAATAGCAAAAGAATTTGATTTATAAAATAAAATTGTTACTTTTGAAAAGTAATATATTTTAATTTTAAAGTTATAAGTAATAGAAAATGATTTTATGGAATTAGAGGCTAATAGCCATAATTATATAGTTAAATAAAATTGTAAGAGGGGGAATAAAAATGAAAAAAGTAAATGTTGCTGTAGTTGGAGCTACTGGAATGGTAGGAAGAACATTTTTGAAAGTTTTAGAAGAAAGAGATTTTCCTATAGAAAATCTATATTTAATGGCATCAAAAAGATCAGCTGGCAATACTGTTAATTTTAAAGGAAAAGATTACATAATTGAAGAATTAAGTGAGAGTTCTTTTGATAAAGATATAGATATTGCTTTATTTTCTGCTGGAGGAGAACTTAGTAAAAAATATGCTCCAATAGCTAAAGAAAAAGGAGTGGTTGTAGTAGATAATAGTAGTGCTTGGAGAATGGATAAAGATATTCCACTAGTGGTTCCTGAAGTTAATCCGGAAGATGTCAAAAAACATAATGGAATAATAGCAAATCCTAACTGTTCAACTATTCAAGCGGTAGTACCTTTAAAAGCATTACATGATAAATTTAAAATCAAAAGAATAGTTTACTCAACATATCAAGCTGTTTCTGGATCTGGAGTCAGAGGCATTATGGATTTAGAAGAAGGCTTAAAAGGAAATGAAAATAAACTATACCCTCATCCTATAGCGTATAATGCTCTACCTCATATAGATGTATTTATGGATAATGGATATACAAAAGAAGAAATGAAAATGATAGATGAAACTAAGAAAATATTAAATGATTATGATCTTAAAATAACTGCTACAACAGTAAGAGTTCCAGTGTTATATAGTCATAGTGAATCTGTTAATGTAGAATTTGAAAAAGAATTTGAAGTTGAAGAAGTATTTAATACTTTGAAAAATACTGAAGGAGTAGTTGTTGTTGATAATCTAAAAGAAAATAAATATCCTCTAGCAACAGATGTTGAAGGAAAAGATGAAGTATATGTTGGAAGAATCAGAAGAGATTTTAGTGTAAACAATGGGATTAACATGTGGGTAGTTGCTGATAACATAAGAAAAGGTGCTGCAACTAATACAGTTCAAATAGCTGAGCTTTTAGTAAAATATAATTTAGTATAGAAAGGGTGATTTTAATGTTATTTAAAGGTTCTGGTGTTGCTTTAGTTACTCCTTTTAAAGATGGAAATATAGATTTTAACAAGTTAGAAGAAATTATTGAATACCATATAAAAGAAAAAACAGATGCTTTAATTGTATGTGGTACTACTGGTGAAGCATCTACAATGACTGATGAAGAACAATTAGCAACTATAAAATTTGTAGTTAAAAAAACAAATAAAAGAATTCCTATAATAGCAGGAACGGGATCAAATAGTACAACTCATTCAATACATTTAAGCAAAAAAGCTGAAGAGTATGGAGTTGATGGTCTTTTAGTTATAACTCCATACTATAATAAAGCTACTCAGAAGGGACTTATAGCCCACTTTGAAGCCATTGCAAATTCAGTAAATATACCTATTATAGTTTATAATGTACCAGGAAGAACAGGCGTTAATATAAATCCTTCAACACTTGCTCAAATTGCTAAAATTGAAAATATAGTAGCAGTTAAAGAAGCAAGCGGAGATATATCTCAAGTTGCTGAAATGGCAAGGGTTTGCCCAGAAGGTTTTGGAATATACTCTGGAAATGACGATATGATTCTACCTTTATTATCTTTAGGTGGAATTGGTGTGATTTCGGTAGTTGCTAATATATGTCCTAAAGATACTCATGATTTAGTAGCTAAATACTTTGATGGAGATATAGAAGGATCTAGAAAATTACAACTTGATATGAAAAGTTTAATAGATGCTTTATTTATAGAAGTAAACCCTATTCCTATTAAAACTGCTATGAATTTATTGGGATTTGAAATGGGAACTCTTAGACTTCCACTTGTTGAAATGAGTTCTGATAACTTAGAAGTACTAAAGAAAGAATTGATAAATTATGGATTTAAATTAGGAGGATCAAATGATTAAAGTTATAGTTAATGGTTCTCTTGGAAAAATGGGAAAAGTTTTGACAGATTTAATAATGGAAGATGATGATTTTGAATTAGTTGCAGGAGTATCTAAATACAAAAATGATAATATAAATTATCCTATATACTCTAATATAGTAGATGTAAAAGAAAAAGCAGATGTTGTTATTGATTTTTCAAAACCTGAAAGTTTAAAAGATTTAATATCTTATTCTAAAAGTACAAAAACTCCTTTAGTTATTGCTACTACTGGGTATAGTGATGAAGAGCTTAATATGATAGAAGAAACATCTAAAGAAGTTTCTGTATTCCACAGCTCTAATATGTCAATTGGAGTGAATTTAATATTAAAGCTGGTAGAAATTTCAGCTAAGGCTTTAACTAATTTTGATATAGAGATAATTGAAAAACATCATAATAAGAAAGTAGATGCTCCTAGTGGGACTGCTTTAATGATAGCTAGTGAAATACAAAAGGTTTTAAATAATGAATTTAATTATGGAAGACATGGTAAAAATGCGAAAAGAAAAGAAAATGAAATAGGAATACATGCAGTAAGAGGTGGAACTATAGCAGGAGACCACTCTGTAGTATTTGCTGGAAAAGATGAAATAGTAGAACTTAATCATATAGCTTTATCAAAAGAAATATTTGCACAAGGTTCACTAAAAGCAGCTAAATTTATTGTGAATAAAGAAAATGGATATTACAATATGAAGGATGTAGTAAGTTTGTAGATCATAAGACAATTAGGAGGTACTTTACAAATGATGAAATTGACAGACCCGTATGAAATAGCAAAATTTATAAAAAGTTCCACGAAGAAAACACCTGTAAAAGTTTATTTAAAAGGTAAAATAAACTTTCAAGGTTGTGAAAATGTAAAAATATTTGGAGATGATAATTCTTATATACTTATTGGAGAACATGATGTTGTAAAAAATATACTAGAAGATAATAAAGAAAATATAATAGAATATCATATGGAATTTGATAGAAGGAATTCAGCTATACCTATGTATAATTATTTATATGAAGAAGCTAGAATTGAGCCGGGTGCTGTTATAAGGGATATGGTTTCTATTGGAAAAAATGCAGTTATAATGATGGGAGCAGTTCTAAACATAGGAGCAGAAATCGGAGAAGGAACAATGATAGATATGAATGCTGTTGTAGGTGCAAGAGGAACTATAGGTAAAAATGTTCATCTTGGAGCTGGAGCTGTTGTTGCAGGAGTACTTGAGCCTCCTTCTGCAACTCCTGTTATTATAGGAGATGATGTAGTAATTGGAGCTAATGCAGTAATACTTGAAGGAGTAAAAATAGGTAAAGAAGCTGTTGTTGCAGCTGGTGCTGTTGTAACTAGTGATGTACCTGAAGGTGCAGTTGTAGCAGGATCTCCTGCTAAAATAGTAAAAATGAAAGATGATAAAACAAAAGAAAAAACAAAACTAATGGAAGATTTAAGAGGATAAAAATTTAATTTGCATCATTAAAAATAACCTTAGACTTAAATGTCTAAGGTTATTTTTATATTTAAGCAACAGAGCCTGTTAGGACTCGTTGGCGACATGAGCCATGCATTAGCATTAAGGAAAGTTTTGGTTTATGTAAAAAAATAGTTGTGCAAAATTTATTAAGGTGTTATAATATGAATAACAATTTAACGGTTTAGCGTGATAAAGTGATAAAGCGAAATTATGAAAGGGGTACTTAACATGAAGAATTTAGTTTTAGTAAAATCAAATTTAAATTTAAGACATCATCATAGATTTGAGGATTTGTAATAATGAGCTAAAAATAGTTCATAGATACAAGTCCTAGTTATGTTACAAAAAATATAGGATTTATATCTATGATGGTTTAATATAATTCTTCACAATATTAAAAAGCCATGTAGGTATATACCTATATGGCTTTTTAATATTCAATAAATTATAAAAAGGTAGGGATTATAATGGAATTTTTAAAAATTAAAGATGAAATAGATTATTCAAATAATAGATATAAAATAACAAGAGAAATAGAAGATATGTTTATAAATTATGGATGTATTAACATAGAACCTTCAGTTTTTGAAGACTATGATTCTTTTATTTCCGTTAACAAAAGAATAAAAAAAGAATCCATGGTAAAGGTTTTAAATGGGAATTCAAATATTTCGATTCTAAGACCCGATATTACAATGAATATAATAAAAAATTTAATTCCAAGATGGGAAAATGATTTAAAACTTAAGTTGTTTTACAATTCCACAATTTTCAGAAATAAGACTGATTCAAATATTAAAGAATTTAGACAAATGGGTATCGAATATATAGGAGAATCCTCTATAAAAGCAGATAGAGATGTAATTGGGTTAGCTTTAAATATCTTAAAAAAATATAACAATAGTTTTATTTTAGAAATTGGAAATAGCAAGTATATTGATGAATTATTGAAAATGATTGATTTAGAAGAAAGTACTGAAAAAGAACTAAAGAGTTTAATTTATAAAAAAAATAAGATTGAACTAATAGATTATGTGAAAAATTTAAATATAAAAAAAGAAATATGCGATTTATTATCTAATATTTTGGATTTTCAGGGAAGTATAGAAGAAATTGCAGAAAAAGCTGAGAAATTTTATATGAATGATGAAATGAAAAAATCTATAGACGAGCTTAAGGATTTGAAGGAGTTTATTAAAGAGTATGGATATTTAAAATATATACATTTTGATTTATCTATGGTAGCAGAGTTAGATTATTATGAAGGTATAGTATTTAAAGGTTATTACCCAAATTCATATAGAGAAATTATAAGTGGAGGAAGATATGATTCTTTAACAGAAGCATTTGGAGAAAACGTTCCAGCAATAGGGTTTTCAATAGATATAGATGAATTAATTAAAGTTTTCAATAAGAAAGGTGATGGAGAGTGGATTATATAACTATAGCTCTTTCGAAAGGAAGAATAGGAAAACAAGCTAATGATGTATTTAAAAAAATAGGATTAGGAGATTGTATAGATTTAGATTCTAGAAAGCTTATATTTAAAGATGAGAAAAATAAGATTAATTTTATATATGTTAAACCATCTGATGTGGTTACATATGTAGAAAAGGGGGTCACGGATTTAGGTATAGTAGGTAAGGATACAATTTTAGAAAGTGACACTAATGTATATGAGGTTTTTGATTTAGGATTTGGGAAATGTAAATTTTCAATAGCAGGTATAAAAGGTGAAACAGTATATAAGAACGAGGAAGTTTTAAAAGTTGCAACAAAATATCCTGGAATAGCTAAAAAATATTTTAAAGAAAGACAGCAAAGAATCGAGATAATAAAGCTTAATGGTTCTGTAGAATTAGCACCTTTAGTAGGACTTTCTGATGTGATTGTTGATTTGGTGGAAACAGGAAATACTTTAAAAGCTAATGGACTGGAGGTAATAGAAGATATGTTTGATATAAGTGCGAGATTAATATCTAATAGAGTAAGTTATAGATTTAAATTTGAGAGAATTCAAAATATTATTAAATCATTAAATGAAAATATGGAGGGATAATTATGATAAGAATAATAGATTCAATAAAAGATAGCGGTTTTTTAAAAAAACTTTTAGATAGAAGTCAATTTGAATTTGAAGAAGTAAACAAAGTAGTGGATGAAATTTTATTTAATGTAAGAAAAAGAAAAGATGAAGCTTTAAAAGAATATACATTAAAGTTTGACAAAGTGAAAATAAATGATTTTCTAGTATCTCAAGAAGAAATAGATAATGCATTTAAAAATATAGCAGGTGATTTAAAAAATGATCTTTTAAAGGCCAAGGAAAATATTGAAAAATACCACACTAAGCAGTTAAAAACATCTTATACATTACATGATGGAGAAGACATAATTTTAGGGCAAATTATAAGACCTATAGAGACTGTTGGTATATATGTTCCGGGTGGAAGTGCAGCATATCCATCTACTGTTTTAATGAATGCAGTACCTGCAAAAATAGCTGGAGTTAAGGAAATAGTTATGATAACTCCTCCGAACAAAGAAGGTAAGGTAAAGGATTCTATTCTTGTAGCAGCATCTATAGCTGGAGTAGATAAGATATACAAGGTAGGAGGAGCACAGGGAATAGGGGCACTTACTTTTGGAACAGAAAGTGTACCTAAGGTATCTAAAATAGTTGGTCCTGGAAATATATATGTTGCCATGGCTAAAAAGAAAGTCTCAGGATATGTAGGAATAGATATGATTGCAGGACCTAGTGAGATTTTGATAATCGCAGATGAATATGCAAATCCAAAATATATAGCTGCTGATTTAATATCTCAAGCAGAGCACGATGAAATGGCAGCATCAATACTTGTTACAGATTCCATAAAAATAGCGAAAAAAGTAGAAGAAGAATTAAAAATACAAGTTGAAATGCTTGAAAGAAAAGAAATAATAAAGAAATCTCTTAAAAATTATGGAGCAATAATAATAACAAATTCTATTAATGAATCAATAAAAATAGCCAATGAAGTAGCACCAGAACATTTAGAAATACTTACAAGAAATCCTTTTGACTTATATAAACAAGTAAAAAATGCTGGCGCAATATTTCTTGGAGAATTCTCTCCAGAACCATTAGGAGATTATTTTGCAGGACCAAATCATACGTTGCCTACTAGTTCAACTTCTAAATTTGCTTCACCTTTAGGTGTTGAAGATTTCTTAAAGAAAACTTCATTGATATACTACAGCAAAGAGGCTTTAATGAAATCAAAAGATTCTATTATAAGAATTGCGGAGGATGAGGGATTAACGGCACATGCCAATTCCATAAAAGTCAGATTTGAATAGGAGGTATTAATATGGAATTAGTAAAAGAAAGTATAAAAAATTTAAAGGGATATAAGACGAATAATATTGAGTTTAAAATAAAGCTTGATGCAAATGAAGGTAAAAATATTTTACTGCAAGACATATATAAAGAAGGAATCAAATTTAATGAAGAATTTAATTTGAATTTTTATCCAGATAATGATTCATATCTTCTAAAAAAAGAAATAAAGAAATATTTAAATGTTGATATTTCAAATATTATAGCAGGAAATGGTTCTAGTGAGATGATAGAACTTGTGATAAAGACTTTTGTAGACAAGGGTGAGATTATTTTAAGTCATATTCCTACATTTAGTATGTACTCAGTATATAGTCAAATATATTCAGCAAAATTTATAGGAGTAAAAAGCAATGAAGATTTTGGAGTAGATATAGAAAAAATAATAAAAAAAGCAAAAGAAACAAATCCTAAAGTTATATTTATATGCAATCCAAATAATCCAACAGGAAACTTAATAAATAAAAATGATATTAAAAAACTTTTGGAAAACACAAATGGATTAGTAGTTGTAGATGAAGCTTATATGGAATTTGCAGATGGTTCAATGGTTGATGAAATCTCAAATTATGAAAATTTAATAGTTCTAAGAACCTTATCAAAGGCATTAGGACTTGCAGGTATAAGGCTTGGATATATGATAGCTAATCAAAAAATAATAAATGTTATAAATAAGGTGAAATCACCCTATAATTTAAACTCTATTTCTCAATATATAGGAGTAAAGGCTCTTGAAAATAAAGATAAAATTTTCGAGTATATTGAACAAGTAAAAAAAGAAAGAGAAATTTTATATAAAGAGTTAGATGAAATGAAAATAAAAGCTTATAAATCTTATGCAAACTTTATATTTTTTAAATCAGATATAAAGGATTTATATAAAAAGCTTATAGATTATGGAATACTAATAAGAAAATTTTCTGATGAACTTGAAGGCTACTATAGAGTTAGTATAGGAAATAAAAGTGAGAATAGAATGTTTATCAAAATATTAAAGGAGATAATGTCAAATGAGAAAATCTAAAGTACAAAGAAAAACTCTTGAAACTGAGGTTTTAGTAGAAATAGATTTAGATGGAAGTGGAAAAATTGATATTGATACAGGTATAGGATTTTTAGATCATATGCTTACTTTAATGGCTTTTCACGGCAATTTTGATTTGAAAGTAAAGTGTAGTGGAGATATATATGTAGATGATCACCACACAGTAGAGGATATAGGAATAACATTAGGGGAAGCTTTTATTAAGGCTTTAGGCGATAAAAAAGGAATAAAAAGATACTCAAGCCTTTACATTCCAATGGATGAAAGCTTATGCCGTATAGCTTTAGATATAAGTAATAGACCTTATTTAGTATTTGATGTTAATTTTGAAAGAGAAAAACTTGGAAATATGGATACTCAAAATTTCAAAGAATTTTTTAAGGCTTTTGTAAATGTAGCTAAATTAACGCTTCATATTAATGTTTTATACGGAGAAAATGATCATCATAAGATAGAAGCAGTATTTAAGGCATTTTCAAGAGCATTAAATGAAGGGGTGCAAATACTTTCTGATAAAATATCGTCATCAAAGGGGGTTTTATAGTTGAATATAATAATTGATTATGGACTTGGAAATTTAGACTCCGTATCTAGAGCATTTGAAATGGTAGGAGTAGAAACAAAAATTTCAAATAGTATAGATGAAATAAATAATGCCAACTCAATTATTTTGCCTGGAGTTGGAGCATTTAGAGATGCTATAAATTCACTTAAGGATATGGAATTAATACCGGTAATAAAAGAACATGTAGATAAAGGAAAGTTCTTAATAGGCATATGTCTAGGAATGCAGCTTCTTTATGAAAAAAGCTACGAAAATGGAGAATATGAAGGGCTAGGTCTTATAAAAGGAAATGTTGAAAAATTAGATATAGATTTGAAAGTTCCTCATATGGGTTGGAATAATATAAAGTTTAATAAAAATGATGAAATATTGAAATATATAAATGAAGATGATTATGTGTATTTTGTACATTCTTATTATGTTAATTCTTCAAATGAAGAACTTGTAGCATATACAGACTATGGAACAACTATTCCTTCTATAGTTAGAAAAAATAATGTTTATGGTATTCAATTTCATCCAGAAAAAAGCTCTCAAGTGGGTGTAAATATATTAAAAGCATATGGGGAGATGATAAAATGATAATTTTTCCGGCAATAGATATAAAGGATAATAAATGTGTAAGACTTTCTCAAGGAGATTTCGATAAGATTAATATATATTCTGATGAGCCATTTGATATGGCAGTTAAGTGGAAAAATGAAGGAGCTTCATTTTTACATTTGGTTGACTTAGATGGTGCTAGAAGTGAAAAAATTATTAATAAAAAATCTATAGAAAAAATAGCCCAAAATATAGGAATACCAGTACAATTAGGTGGAGGAATAAGAAGTGAAGAAAAGGTTAAAAACTTAATTGATATGGGAGTAGAAAGGGTAATAGTTGGAACTATTGCAGTTGAAAATAAAGAACTTTTGAAAAAATTGGTTTCTAAGTATAAAGAAAAAATAGTAGTTTCCATAGATGCTAAAAATGGTAAAGTAGCTCTTAGAGGATGGGAAGTAGTAAGTGAGGTTGATTCAATAGATTTATGTAAAGAACTTGAAGAAATAGGTGTCAGAACAATAGTATATACGGACATATCTAAAGATGGAATGCTTGAAGGTCCTAATTTTGAAATATATAAATTATTATCTCAACAAACATCTTTAAACATAATAGCTTCTGGGGGTATAAGTTCAATTGATGATATAAGAAAGCTTAAAAATATGAATATATATGGAGCCATAACAGGAAAAGCTCTTTATGATAATAAAATAGAACTTAAGGAGGCCTTAAAATGCTTACAAGAAGAATAATACCTTGCTTAGATGTTAGGAGTGGAAGAGTAGTTAAAGGTAAAAAATTTGAAAATATAGTAGATGTAGATAGTCCAGAGATTCTAGGTAAATATTATAGCGATTGTGGAGCTGATGAACTTGTATTTTATGATATAACAGCATCAAATGAAGAAAGAAAAACATCTCTAGAATTTGTATCAAAGGTTGCTAAGAATATAAATATTCCATTTTGTGTAGGTGGAGGAGTATCATCAATTGATGATTTCACAGATATATTAAGAAGAGGAGCAGATAAAGTATCTATTAATTCTTCTGCTGTTAAAAATCCATATTTAATTAAAGAGGCTTCTTTGAAATTTGGTGCGCAATGTGTTGTTTTATCTATGGATGTTAAGAAAAATTATGAAGGTTCTTGGGATGTATACGTAAAAGGTGGAAGAGAAAAAACAGATTTAGATGCAGTAAAGTGGGCTATAAAAGGAGTCGAACTTGGAGCAGGAGAAATAGTTGTAAATAGTATAGATGAAGATGGAATGAAAAATGGATATGATATTGAGCTTTTAAAAAGAATTACTAGTGTAGTAAATGTACCTGTAATTGCATCAGGAGGAGCTGGTAATATGAAGGACTTTTATGATGCTGTAAAATACGCAAATGTTGATGGAATACTAGCAGCTTCTGTATTTCATTTTGGAGAAATTAAAATAAAAGATCTTAAAAAATACTTAAAAGATAAAGGGATAGAAATTAGAATTTAGGAGTGAGATTATGAATGTTGATAATGTAGCAAAGGAAATAAAATTTGATGATAAAGGATTAGTACCTGTAATAGTACAAGATGTAAATACTAATAAGGTTTTGATGCTTGCATATATGAATGAAGAATCTATTAGAAAAACGTTAGATGAAAAAGTAGCTTGCTATTATAGTAGAAGCAGACAAAAACTTTGGAAAAAAGGAGAAACATCAGGAAATATACAGAAATTAAAGGGATTTTATTATGATTGTGATAAGGATACTATTCTTATTCTTGTAGAACAAATAGGAGTAGCGTGTCATACTGGTAGTTATACATGCTTTTTCAATGAAGTAATAAAAAATGAAAAAAGTAAAGATGAGGTTTTAAAGGATTTATATTCACTTATAAAAGAAAGAAAAAATAATCCTAAGGAAGGTTCTTATACTAATTATTTATTTGAAAAAGGATTAGATAAGATATTAAAAAAGGTTGGAGAAGAGACTAGTGAAGTTATAATAGGGGCTAAGAATAAAAATAAAGAAGAATTAGTTTATGAAATAAGTGATTTGATATACCACCTTTTAGTACTTATGGTAAATGAAAAAGTTACTATTGAGGATATAAAAAATGAACTAAAAAAGAGGAGTAAATAATGCAATTTATAATAGATAGTCACATTCATACAGATTATTCCCCTGATTGTAAAGCTAAAATGGAGGATATTGTTATACAAGCTGTTGAATTAGGGTTAAAGAAAATTATCTTTACAGATCATGTGGATTATGATAGCCCAGATGAACTTTTTGGGGGAGAAATTGATTATAATGAATACATGAAAGAAATTAAATATTTAAGAGATAAATATAAAGAAATTGAAATTTTAATGGGTGTAGAAATAGGATATCAACCTCATTTAAATAATAAGCTAGATAAATTTATAAAGTCATATCCTTTTGATTTTGTAATATGCTCTATGCATTCTTGTGATGGATTGGACTTATATAATGGTGACTTTTTTAAAGGGAAAACTCAAAGACAGAGTTACATGAATTATTTTGAAAGTATAAAGCGTTGTATAGAAAATTATGATAATTATGATGTTTATGGACACTTAGATTATATCGTTAGATATGGAAACTTTGATAATAAAGAGTTAAAATATGAAGATTTCAAAAAAATTATAGATGAAATTTTAGGCCTTATTATTGAAAAAGGAAAAGGTATTGAAGTCAATACCGCTGGTTTTAGATATAATCTTAAAACAACCCATCCTAATATTGACATATTAAGAAGATATATTGAAATGGGAGGCAAAGTCATAACATTAGGTTCAGATGCACACAGACCTAATGAGTTATGTTCAGATTTTGAAAAAACTATAAAAATACTTAAGGGTATAGGAGTAAATAAAATCGCTCAATTTAAAAATAGAGTACCAAGCTTTATTGAAATTTAAAATTTAAAGTAAAAATAATTGTATAATATTAAATTACTCAAAATTGCTAGAGGATAAAATTCTTAAATCATTTTTATTAAAAGTAGTGGATTAGGAGAATGATTGCATAAATATCAAAAAGAAGTATACGAAGTTTAAAAATTCAGAGAGTTTTTCAAGAAGAAGAGGTTAAATATTTATATAATCTCTTCTTTTTCTATTATTAATAATATTTTACTTAAAAACATATGTAAGTACTATGGTATGAAAACATTAGATAAAGTTGTTCCTATCGATGAAGGATTGTTTGTATCATGGATGCCATATCCATAAAGAATAAAAAATAGTGATAATACAATAAAGGTTCTTGAAGCAGAAAATGAAACCTTGGAGAAACTACTTG
The window above is part of the Tepidibacter aestuarii genome. Proteins encoded here:
- the hisD gene encoding histidinol dehydrogenase; its protein translation is MIRIIDSIKDSGFLKKLLDRSQFEFEEVNKVVDEILFNVRKRKDEALKEYTLKFDKVKINDFLVSQEEIDNAFKNIAGDLKNDLLKAKENIEKYHTKQLKTSYTLHDGEDIILGQIIRPIETVGIYVPGGSAAYPSTVLMNAVPAKIAGVKEIVMITPPNKEGKVKDSILVAASIAGVDKIYKVGGAQGIGALTFGTESVPKVSKIVGPGNIYVAMAKKKVSGYVGIDMIAGPSEILIIADEYANPKYIAADLISQAEHDEMAASILVTDSIKIAKKVEEELKIQVEMLERKEIIKKSLKNYGAIIITNSINESIKIANEVAPEHLEILTRNPFDLYKQVKNAGAIFLGEFSPEPLGDYFAGPNHTLPTSSTSKFASPLGVEDFLKKTSLIYYSKEALMKSKDSIIRIAEDEGLTAHANSIKVRFE
- the hisC gene encoding histidinol-phosphate transaminase, which codes for MELVKESIKNLKGYKTNNIEFKIKLDANEGKNILLQDIYKEGIKFNEEFNLNFYPDNDSYLLKKEIKKYLNVDISNIIAGNGSSEMIELVIKTFVDKGEIILSHIPTFSMYSVYSQIYSAKFIGVKSNEDFGVDIEKIIKKAKETNPKVIFICNPNNPTGNLINKNDIKKLLENTNGLVVVDEAYMEFADGSMVDEISNYENLIVLRTLSKALGLAGIRLGYMIANQKIINVINKVKSPYNLNSISQYIGVKALENKDKIFEYIEQVKKEREILYKELDEMKIKAYKSYANFIFFKSDIKDLYKKLIDYGILIRKFSDELEGYYRVSIGNKSENRMFIKILKEIMSNEKI
- the hisB gene encoding imidazoleglycerol-phosphate dehydratase HisB; this translates as MRKSKVQRKTLETEVLVEIDLDGSGKIDIDTGIGFLDHMLTLMAFHGNFDLKVKCSGDIYVDDHHTVEDIGITLGEAFIKALGDKKGIKRYSSLYIPMDESLCRIALDISNRPYLVFDVNFEREKLGNMDTQNFKEFFKAFVNVAKLTLHINVLYGENDHHKIEAVFKAFSRALNEGVQILSDKISSSKGVL
- the hisH gene encoding imidazole glycerol phosphate synthase subunit HisH; translated protein: MNIIIDYGLGNLDSVSRAFEMVGVETKISNSIDEINNANSIILPGVGAFRDAINSLKDMELIPVIKEHVDKGKFLIGICLGMQLLYEKSYENGEYEGLGLIKGNVEKLDIDLKVPHMGWNNIKFNKNDEILKYINEDDYVYFVHSYYVNSSNEELVAYTDYGTTIPSIVRKNNVYGIQFHPEKSSQVGVNILKAYGEMIK
- the hisA gene encoding 1-(5-phosphoribosyl)-5-[(5-phosphoribosylamino)methylideneamino]imidazole-4-carboxamide isomerase, which encodes MIIFPAIDIKDNKCVRLSQGDFDKINIYSDEPFDMAVKWKNEGASFLHLVDLDGARSEKIINKKSIEKIAQNIGIPVQLGGGIRSEEKVKNLIDMGVERVIVGTIAVENKELLKKLVSKYKEKIVVSIDAKNGKVALRGWEVVSEVDSIDLCKELEEIGVRTIVYTDISKDGMLEGPNFEIYKLLSQQTSLNIIASGGISSIDDIRKLKNMNIYGAITGKALYDNKIELKEALKCLQEE
- the hisF gene encoding imidazole glycerol phosphate synthase subunit HisF produces the protein MLTRRIIPCLDVRSGRVVKGKKFENIVDVDSPEILGKYYSDCGADELVFYDITASNEERKTSLEFVSKVAKNINIPFCVGGGVSSIDDFTDILRRGADKVSINSSAVKNPYLIKEASLKFGAQCVVLSMDVKKNYEGSWDVYVKGGREKTDLDAVKWAIKGVELGAGEIVVNSIDEDGMKNGYDIELLKRITSVVNVPVIASGGAGNMKDFYDAVKYANVDGILAASVFHFGEIKIKDLKKYLKDKGIEIRI
- the hisIE gene encoding bifunctional phosphoribosyl-AMP cyclohydrolase/phosphoribosyl-ATP diphosphatase HisIE codes for the protein MNVDNVAKEIKFDDKGLVPVIVQDVNTNKVLMLAYMNEESIRKTLDEKVACYYSRSRQKLWKKGETSGNIQKLKGFYYDCDKDTILILVEQIGVACHTGSYTCFFNEVIKNEKSKDEVLKDLYSLIKERKNNPKEGSYTNYLFEKGLDKILKKVGEETSEVIIGAKNKNKEELVYEISDLIYHLLVLMVNEKVTIEDIKNELKKRSK
- a CDS encoding histidinol-phosphatase HisJ family protein, producing the protein MQFIIDSHIHTDYSPDCKAKMEDIVIQAVELGLKKIIFTDHVDYDSPDELFGGEIDYNEYMKEIKYLRDKYKEIEILMGVEIGYQPHLNNKLDKFIKSYPFDFVICSMHSCDGLDLYNGDFFKGKTQRQSYMNYFESIKRCIENYDNYDVYGHLDYIVRYGNFDNKELKYEDFKKIIDEILGLIIEKGKGIEVNTAGFRYNLKTTHPNIDILRRYIEMGGKVITLGSDAHRPNELCSDFEKTIKILKGIGVNKIAQFKNRVPSFIEI